ACTCGTTGAGGGAGAAGGCCACGCCCGAATAGGCGGGAAAGAAGTACGGGCCCACCCGACGCCCCACCACTTCCTGGATCATCACCCCCATTTCTTCGTGCACGTCGAGCAGGCCCCGCTCGGCCCGGTACTCGATGGGATCCGGACCGAAGAGTGAAGCGTAGACCTCGGCGATGGCGTCGGTCAGAGCCTCGAGGCGCTCGGCGCGGGTGCCCTGGTTGGCCAGGAAGAGGCTCTTGTACTTGCCGGAAAAGGCCGAGCCCGAGCGATCTTCCAGCAGGGAAGAGGAGCGCACGATCAACGGCACTTCACCGAAGTCGTCGAGTGCGCGCTCGAGGCCGGCGACGATGCCCGGGGGAAAGGGCGAGTTCTTGAAGACCTGGACGATGTGGGGGTAGTCCCGGCGAATCCTCTCCAGGCTCATGTACTTGCGGGAGTAGACGTCGTCGAGGTTGTTGTAGCGGATGAAGGCCAGCAGACCGTCGGAAGAAATGTACCAGGTGCGGGGCACCCTGACGTTGCGCAGGAGGGGGTCGGTCTCGGCGGTCGTGCGAATCACCTTCTCGGCGAGGAAGAGCCCGGCGCTCTTGCCCCCCAGCTTGCCGTGGGAATCGACCTCGGCGATCAGGTGGTCGAGCAGGGCGCTGAAGTCCTCCACGCGCACATGGGGCTTGGCGTGATTGATGAAGTCGAGTTGCTCGCTGAAAAAACGCCGCAGGAGGGAAACCCGCAGGCCGGTGCGCATGGCCCGGGACAGGTCGTCTTCTTCCAGCTCGATCTCGGCGTAATGCTCGAGCGCCGCGGCGATGCGGGGGAAGGAGGCGTCGGGAGCCTCGAGGGCGGAGATCAGGAACGAGGCCCGGTCTTCCCGGATCCAGCGGGCCAGCATGGCCAGCAGGCGTTCGTCACTGAAGGTGCGACTGGCCAGCTCGAAGGTCTCGTGACGCAGGGAGCCCAGCGTGCCCAGCTTGTTGCGGGCCTGGGGAACGTTCTCGTCGAGGGAGTGGGTGCTGATGGACTCGACTCCCGAGTAACGGGCCAGCAGCGCCTCGGCCTGCCCGCTGGCGGCGTCCTCCCAACAGAGACGATTGATCAACCGGCGGGTGATGCGGCCCAGCAGGCCGGCGTCCACCCGGGGAATCAGCGCCACCAGTTCCCGCCAGCCGGGCTCGGCTTTCGCAGCCGACAGGGGAGCGGCGGCGCGCTCGAACTCCGGTTCGCGACCCAGTTCCCGGGCCCGTTCGCGCAGTGAGGCGAGAATCGCGGCGGCACGCTCTTCAGGCCGCATGGAGGGCCTCCCTCGGGATCTCCTCAGACCCAACCTCGATCATGGCAGGCCTGGGCCACCCGGTCGACGGCGATCACGTAGGCGGCATCGCGCATGTAGAGCTTGCGGCTCTCGGCCAGTTCCACCACGCCCTCGAAGGCGGTGGTCATCTTCCGGTCGAGGCGACGCAGCACCTCGTCCCGTTCCCAGTAGTAGTTCATGTTGCTCTGCACCTGCTCGAAGTAGCTGCAGGTCACACCCCCGGCATTGGCCAGGAAGTCGGGCAGCAGAAAAATGCCCCGGCGGCGGATCTCGGCGTCGGCCTCCGGGGTGGTCGGACCGTTGGCTCCCTCCGCGATCACCTTCACGCTGGGGGCGATCGAGTTCACGTTGTCGGCGTTGATCTGGTTTTCGAGGGCGGCGGGCATCAGCACGTCCACCTCCTGTTCGATCCAGGCGCCGCCGTCGAGGACCTCGTAGCCCAGGTCGCGGGCTCGGTCCCTGTCGATGCCGCCGAAGCGGTCGGTGATCCCCCGCAGCTCCTCGAGATCGATGCCGTCGGCCCGGCGGTAGGAGTAGGAAGTCTGATCGGCCTGGTCCCAGCAGGCCACGCAAACGGTGATCCCGCCGAGCCGGGCGAACAGCTCGATGGCGTGGCGGGCCACGTTGCCGAAGCCCTGCACGCTGGCGGTGGTCCCCCGCGCCTCGATGCCCAGGCGCGCAAGCGCATTGCGCAGGGTGTAGACCACGCCGTAGCCCGTGGCCTCGGTACGCCCGAGAGAGCCGCCGAGACCCACCGGCTTGCCGGTGATGAAGCCGGGGTACTTGCCCCCGTGGATCGTCTCGAACTCGTCGAGCATCCACAGCATGTGCTGGGCGGAAGTCATCACGTCGGGCGCCGGTACGTCGAGCAGGGGCCCCACGTTGCGCGCCACCTGCCGCACCCAGCCGCGGCAGATCTGCTCCTGCTCGCGCAGGGAAAGGTGGTGCGGGTCGCAGATCACCCCACCCTTGCCGCCGCCGAGGGGGATGTCCACCACGGCGGTCTTCCAGCTCATCCACATCGCCAGCGCCCGCACCGTGTCCAGGCTCTCCTGGGGGTGGAAACGGATGCCTCCCTTGGACGCTCCCCGGGCATCGTTGTGCTGGACCCGGAAGCCCCGGAAGACCTGGTGGGATCCGTCGTCCATGCGCACGGGAATGGCGAAGGAGAACTCCCGCAGCGGCTCCCGCAGAAGCTGCCGCGTCGCCTCGTCGAGCCCGAGCAGTTCGGCCACACCGTCGAACTGAGCCTGGGCCATGGCGAAAGGATTGAAGGAGGCGGCTGTAGCCATCGGTCATCTCCCACCGCGGGGGGGCGCGGTCGCGGGATTGTAGTGGACGGGGAGGCGAGAG
Above is a window of Acidobacteriota bacterium DNA encoding:
- a CDS encoding PEP/pyruvate-binding domain-containing protein, translated to MRPEERAAAILASLRERARELGREPEFERAAAPLSAAKAEPGWRELVALIPRVDAGLLGRITRRLINRLCWEDAASGQAEALLARYSGVESISTHSLDENVPQARNKLGTLGSLRHETFELASRTFSDERLLAMLARWIREDRASFLISALEAPDASFPRIAAALEHYAEIELEEDDLSRAMRTGLRVSLLRRFFSEQLDFINHAKPHVRVEDFSALLDHLIAEVDSHGKLGGKSAGLFLAEKVIRTTAETDPLLRNVRVPRTWYISSDGLLAFIRYNNLDDVYSRKYMSLERIRRDYPHIVQVFKNSPFPPGIVAGLERALDDFGEVPLIVRSSSLLEDRSGSAFSGKYKSLFLANQGTRAERLEALTDAIAEVYASLFGPDPIEYRAERGLLDVHEEMGVMIQEVVGRRVGPYFFPAYSGVAFSLNEFRWSPRIRREDGLIRLVPGLGTRAVDRLGDDYPVLIAPGQSDLRVNVTPEEVARYSPSRVDLIDLERNAFVTMEVRQLLRETGLDYPGLLQIVSLYDSGHLRRPSPVRLDVEKDDLVVTFEGLRTGTPFVRQVRRLLELLSEATGEPVDLEFASDGEHLFLLQCRPQSYSEESQPASIPVDLPCERMVFSAHRYVSNGLLEGITHVVYVDGEGYAALETREQLQQVARAVGVLNERLPRRGFILMGPGRWGSRGDIRLGVGVTYSDINNAAMLIEVARRQGGHLPDLSFGTHFFQDLVEAGIRYLPLYPDDEEAVFNEDFLLRSPNGLEAIAPEMAALGAVVRVIDVEAVSGGGRLQVRMNADLDRAVALIVGPGEDEPTGPMAPAR
- a CDS encoding Glu/Leu/Phe/Val dehydrogenase, with the protein product MATAASFNPFAMAQAQFDGVAELLGLDEATRQLLREPLREFSFAIPVRMDDGSHQVFRGFRVQHNDARGASKGGIRFHPQESLDTVRALAMWMSWKTAVVDIPLGGGKGGVICDPHHLSLREQEQICRGWVRQVARNVGPLLDVPAPDVMTSAQHMLWMLDEFETIHGGKYPGFITGKPVGLGGSLGRTEATGYGVVYTLRNALARLGIEARGTTASVQGFGNVARHAIELFARLGGITVCVACWDQADQTSYSYRRADGIDLEELRGITDRFGGIDRDRARDLGYEVLDGGAWIEQEVDVLMPAALENQINADNVNSIAPSVKVIAEGANGPTTPEADAEIRRRGIFLLPDFLANAGGVTCSYFEQVQSNMNYYWERDEVLRRLDRKMTTAFEGVVELAESRKLYMRDAAYVIAVDRVAQACHDRGWV